One stretch of Streptomyces sp. R21 DNA includes these proteins:
- a CDS encoding TerD family protein yields the protein MNGLNKGIRKVEVAAKWDPSPPGQAATDLDIIAATYLADAPYGDPAYVVHFDSRSPDGTIYLNRDSKDGKGFGWDEVMTLELDRLDSRYARVVVGVVIQQRSGRKTFVGVLNPGVRLREGYTVLAEDDFGTVLGSTAATVGEFRRDASGEWSFFPGIHGYDAEPASFAAVMGGTPDA from the coding sequence GTGAACGGCCTCAACAAGGGGATCCGCAAGGTCGAGGTCGCGGCGAAGTGGGACCCGAGTCCCCCGGGCCAGGCGGCCACCGATCTCGACATCATCGCCGCGACCTACCTCGCCGACGCGCCCTACGGAGATCCCGCCTACGTAGTGCACTTCGACAGCCGCTCCCCGGACGGCACCATCTATCTCAACCGGGACAGCAAGGACGGCAAGGGCTTCGGCTGGGACGAGGTCATGACCCTGGAGCTCGACCGTCTCGACAGCCGGTACGCGCGCGTGGTGGTCGGTGTCGTCATACAGCAGCGCTCCGGACGCAAGACGTTCGTCGGTGTGCTCAACCCCGGTGTGCGCCTGCGCGAGGGCTACACCGTGCTGGCAGAGGACGACTTCGGCACGGTGCTGGGATCGACGGCGGCGACCGTCGGGGAGTTCCGGCGCGACGCCTCCGGGGAGTGGTCGTTCTTCCCGGGCATCCACGGCTACGACGCGGAGCCGGCGTCCTTCGCCGCGGTCATGGGCGGCACTCCCGACGCCTGA
- a CDS encoding vitamin B12-dependent ribonucleotide reductase has translation MTETASGPARGSRAKSGAKASKGLRIERIHTTPGVHPYDEVEWERRDVVMTNWRDGSVNFEQRGVEFPGFWSVNAVNIVTSKYFRGAVGTPQREVSLKQLIDRIVKTYRKAGEDYKYFASPADAEIFEHELAYALLHQIFSFNSPVWFNVGTPQPQQVSACFILSVDDSMESILDWYKEEGMIFKGGSGAGLNLSRIRSSKELLSSGGNASGPVSFMRGADASAGTIKSGGATRRAAKMVILDVDHPDIEDFIETKVKEEEKIRALRDAGFDMDLGGDDITSVQYQNANNSVRVNDTFMKAVEEGGKFGLTSRMTGEVIEEVDAKSLFRKMAEAAWACADPGIQYDDTINQWHTCPESGRINGSNPCSEYMHLDNTSCNLASLNLMKFLKDDGLGHQSFDAERFSKVVELVITAMDISICFADFPTQKIGENTRAFRQLGIGYANLGALLMATGHAYDSDGGRSLAGAITSLMTGTSYKRSAELAAVVGPYDGYARNAQPHLRVMKQHSDANGVAPRVDDLDTPIWAAATEAWQDVLRLGEKNGFRNSQASVIAPTGTIGLAMSCDTTGLEPDLALVKFKKLVGGGSMQIVNGTVPQALRRLGYQEEQIEAIVAHIAENGNVIDAPGLKHAHYEVFDCAMGERSISAMGHVRMMAAIQPWISGALSKTVNLPETATVEDVEEVYFEAWKMGVKALAIYRDNCKVGQPLSAKTKEKEKVEVTEKAEAEIRKAVEKVVEYRPVRKRLPKGRPGITTSFTVGGAEGYMTANSYPDDGLGEVFLKMSKQGSTLAGMMDAFSIAVSVGLQYGVPLETYVSKFTNMRFEPAGMTDDPDVRMAQSIVDYIFRRLALDFLPFETRSALGIHSAEERQRHLETGSYEPSMDDEDVDVEGLAQSAPRAQELKAVATPKAEVEVAKPAPMQAHTSAELVEMQLGIQADAPLCFSCGTKMQRAGSCYICEGCGSTSGCS, from the coding sequence ATGACAGAGACGGCGAGCGGTCCGGCACGAGGTTCCCGCGCGAAGAGCGGAGCCAAGGCCAGCAAGGGACTGCGCATCGAGCGCATCCACACCACCCCTGGCGTGCATCCGTACGACGAGGTGGAGTGGGAGCGCCGTGACGTCGTCATGACCAACTGGCGCGACGGCTCGGTCAATTTCGAGCAGCGTGGCGTCGAGTTCCCCGGCTTCTGGTCGGTGAACGCGGTCAACATCGTCACCAGCAAGTACTTCCGCGGTGCCGTCGGCACCCCGCAGCGCGAGGTGAGCCTCAAGCAGCTCATCGACCGCATCGTGAAGACGTACCGGAAGGCCGGCGAGGACTACAAGTACTTCGCTTCGCCCGCTGACGCCGAGATCTTCGAGCACGAGCTGGCGTACGCCCTCCTGCACCAGATCTTCAGCTTCAACAGCCCCGTCTGGTTCAACGTCGGGACGCCGCAGCCCCAGCAGGTCTCCGCCTGCTTCATCCTGTCCGTCGACGACTCCATGGAGTCGATCCTCGACTGGTACAAGGAAGAGGGCATGATCTTCAAGGGCGGCTCCGGCGCCGGCCTGAACCTCTCCCGTATCCGCTCCTCCAAGGAGCTGCTCTCCTCCGGCGGCAACGCCTCGGGTCCCGTCTCCTTCATGCGCGGTGCCGACGCCTCCGCGGGAACGATCAAGTCGGGTGGCGCCACGCGCCGCGCCGCCAAGATGGTCATTCTCGACGTCGACCACCCCGACATCGAGGACTTCATCGAGACCAAGGTCAAGGAAGAGGAGAAGATCCGCGCCCTGCGTGACGCGGGCTTCGACATGGACCTGGGCGGCGACGACATCACGTCCGTCCAGTACCAGAACGCCAACAACTCGGTCCGCGTGAACGACACGTTCATGAAGGCGGTCGAGGAGGGCGGCAAGTTCGGCCTGACGTCCCGCATGACCGGCGAGGTCATCGAGGAGGTCGACGCCAAGTCGCTCTTCCGCAAGATGGCCGAGGCCGCCTGGGCCTGCGCCGACCCTGGCATTCAGTACGACGACACGATCAACCAGTGGCACACGTGCCCGGAGTCCGGCCGCATCAACGGCTCGAACCCGTGCAGCGAGTACATGCACCTGGACAACACGTCCTGCAACCTCGCCTCGCTGAACCTGATGAAGTTCCTCAAGGACGACGGCCTCGGCCACCAGTCCTTCGACGCGGAGCGCTTCTCGAAGGTCGTCGAGCTCGTCATCACCGCGATGGACATCTCCATCTGCTTCGCGGACTTCCCGACCCAGAAGATCGGCGAGAACACCCGCGCCTTCCGCCAGCTCGGCATCGGCTACGCCAACCTCGGCGCCCTGCTGATGGCGACCGGCCACGCGTACGACTCCGACGGTGGCCGCTCCCTCGCCGGTGCCATCACCTCGCTGATGACGGGTACGTCGTACAAGCGATCCGCCGAACTCGCCGCGGTCGTCGGCCCGTACGACGGGTACGCCCGCAACGCGCAGCCGCACCTGCGTGTGATGAAGCAGCACTCCGACGCCAACGGCGTGGCCCCCCGCGTGGACGACCTGGACACGCCGATCTGGGCCGCAGCCACCGAGGCCTGGCAGGACGTGCTCCGCCTCGGTGAGAAGAACGGTTTCCGTAACTCTCAGGCGTCCGTCATCGCCCCGACCGGCACCATCGGTCTCGCGATGTCCTGCGACACCACCGGTCTTGAGCCCGACCTCGCGCTGGTCAAGTTCAAGAAGCTGGTCGGCGGCGGCTCGATGCAGATCGTCAACGGCACCGTCCCGCAGGCCCTGCGCCGCCTGGGCTACCAGGAGGAGCAGATCGAGGCGATCGTCGCCCACATCGCCGAGAACGGCAATGTGATCGACGCCCCCGGCCTCAAGCACGCGCACTACGAGGTCTTCGACTGCGCCATGGGCGAGCGCTCCATCTCCGCGATGGGCCACGTCCGCATGATGGCCGCGATCCAGCCGTGGATCTCCGGCGCGCTGTCCAAGACGGTCAACCTGCCGGAGACGGCGACCGTCGAGGACGTCGAAGAGGTCTACTTCGAGGCGTGGAAGATGGGCGTCAAGGCGCTCGCGATCTACCGCGACAACTGCAAGGTCGGCCAGCCCCTCTCCGCGAAGACCAAGGAGAAGGAGAAGGTCGAGGTCACCGAGAAGGCCGAGGCGGAGATCCGCAAGGCCGTCGAGAAGGTCGTCGAGTACCGCCCGGTCCGCAAGCGCCTCCCCAAGGGCCGTCCCGGCATCACGACGTCCTTCACGGTCGGCGGCGCCGAGGGTTACATGACCGCCAACTCCTACCCGGACGACGGTCTCGGCGAGGTCTTCCTGAAGATGTCGAAGCAGGGCTCGACCCTCGCGGGCATGATGGACGCCTTCTCGATCGCCGTGTCGGTGGGTCTGCAGTACGGCGTGCCTCTGGAGACGTACGTCTCGAAGTTCACGAACATGCGCTTCGAGCCGGCCGGCATGACGGACGACCCGGACGTGCGGATGGCGCAGTCGATCGTCGACTACATCTTCCGCCGTCTCGCGCTGGACTTCCTGCCCTTCGAGACGCGCTCCGCGCTCGGCATCCACTCCGCCGAGGAGCGCCAGCGTCACCTGGAGACCGGTTCGTACGAGCCCTCCATGGACGACGAGGACGTCGACGTCGAGGGTCTGGCCCAGTCCGCACCCCGTGCGCAGGAACTGAAGGCCGTGGCCACGCCGAAGGCCGAGGTCGAGGTGGCCAAGCCCGCCCCGATGCAGGCACACACCAGCGCCGAGCTGGTGGAGATGCAGCTGGGCATCCAGGCGGACGCCCCGCTGTGCTTCTCCTGCGGCACGAAGATGCAGCGGGCCGGGTCCTGCTACATCTGCGAGGGCTGCGGCTCGACCAGCGGTTGCAGCTGA
- the nrdR gene encoding transcriptional regulator NrdR: MHCPFCRHPDSRVVDSRTTDDGTSIRRRRQCPDCSRRFTTVETCSLMVVKRSGVTEPFSRTKVINGVRKACQGRPVTEDALAQLGQRVEEAVRATGSAELTTHDVGLAILGPLQELDLVAYLRFASVYRAFDSLDDFEAAIAELREETGRRAAVDDEDHEHAVAERPESDRGSGETAQVPVPASAAD; the protein is encoded by the coding sequence ATGCACTGCCCCTTCTGCAGGCACCCTGACAGCCGCGTCGTCGACAGTCGTACGACGGATGACGGCACGTCGATCCGCAGGCGCCGCCAGTGCCCCGACTGCTCCCGTCGTTTCACGACGGTGGAGACGTGCTCGCTGATGGTGGTCAAGCGGTCCGGCGTCACCGAACCGTTCAGTCGTACCAAGGTCATCAACGGCGTCCGCAAGGCGTGCCAGGGGCGGCCTGTCACCGAAGACGCGCTCGCTCAGCTCGGCCAGCGGGTCGAGGAAGCGGTGCGTGCCACCGGAAGCGCCGAACTGACCACCCACGACGTGGGACTGGCCATACTCGGCCCGTTGCAGGAACTCGACCTCGTCGCCTATCTGCGGTTCGCGTCCGTGTACCGGGCGTTCGACTCGCTCGATGATTTCGAGGCCGCCATCGCGGAACTCAGGGAAGAGACGGGGCGGCGTGCCGCCGTGGACGACGAGGACCACGAACACGCTGTCGCGGAGCGCCCGGAAAGCGACCGCGGGTCCGGAGAGACCGCTCAGGTCCCCGTGCCCGCCAGCGCCGCCGACTGA
- the lexA gene encoding transcriptional repressor LexA yields the protein MTTTADSATITAQDRSQGRLEPVHAMNEAAMNHEGPKRSLPGRPPGIRADSTGLTDRQRRVIEVIRDSVQRRGYPPSMREIGQAVGLSSTSSVAHQLMALERKGFLRRDPHRPRAYEVRGSDQSSAQPTDTAGKPAASYVPLVGRIAAGGPILAEESVEDVFPLPRQLVGDGELFVLKVVGDSMIEAAICDGDWVTVRRQPVAENGDIVAAMLEGEATVKRFKREDGHVWLLPHNSAYQPIPGDEATILGKVVAVLRRI from the coding sequence GTGACCACCACCGCAGACAGCGCCACCATCACTGCCCAGGACCGCTCCCAGGGCCGACTCGAGCCGGTGCATGCGATGAACGAAGCAGCCATGAATCACGAGGGGCCCAAGCGCTCCCTGCCCGGCCGACCTCCAGGCATCCGGGCCGACAGCACCGGACTCACCGACCGGCAACGCCGGGTGATCGAGGTCATCAGGGACTCCGTGCAGCGGCGGGGCTACCCGCCGTCGATGCGGGAGATCGGACAGGCCGTGGGCCTCTCCAGCACCTCCTCGGTCGCACACCAGCTGATGGCACTGGAGCGCAAGGGCTTCCTGCGCCGCGACCCGCACCGCCCGCGCGCGTACGAGGTCCGCGGCAGCGACCAGTCCTCCGCGCAGCCCACGGACACGGCGGGCAAACCCGCCGCGTCGTACGTCCCGCTCGTGGGCCGGATCGCCGCCGGTGGCCCGATCCTCGCCGAGGAGTCGGTCGAGGACGTCTTCCCGCTCCCCCGCCAGCTGGTCGGCGACGGCGAGCTGTTCGTCCTGAAGGTCGTCGGTGACTCGATGATCGAGGCCGCGATCTGCGACGGGGACTGGGTGACGGTCCGCCGCCAGCCGGTCGCCGAGAACGGCGACATCGTGGCCGCGATGCTGGAGGGCGAGGCCACGGTCAAGCGCTTCAAGCGCGAGGACGGCCACGTGTGGCTGCTTCCGCACAACTCCGCGTACCAGCCCATCCCCGGCGACGAAGCCACCATCCTCGGCAAGGTCGTCGCGGTGCTCCGGCGGATCTGA